A part of Haliotis asinina isolate JCU_RB_2024 chromosome 10, JCU_Hal_asi_v2, whole genome shotgun sequence genomic DNA contains:
- the LOC137298895 gene encoding uncharacterized protein produces MSSAEEETVSCSSSQGVNDVLVLGDDVSLNSDTDFNDVVGKFDTGLCLEPDTNISVGDGENSLRDSDSMGAASSSSSMKEDVIEEEPSDDDNEEEEDEEKPTANGTSAVALAGAVAVAADAESKDDKKSKSVSSPTKEKKKKKSPFALLRKLTKFEKKPKHRPFSSEFNQIRIDRLPQLFVAKYLGKKDSKGLYGLHHVRKPVDEMVNKVKKGLEATDRLELPLVYLVFTPKGIDIREHKLNKVKGVEYGMVPIDFISYGVQDIKYWRVFTFIVVKELSSRSKVTECHAYLCDSSLNARKMALALGACFKLYSRRLSTEGKSHNFQVELRPPDELADAYSKEYEA; encoded by the coding sequence ATGTCGTCTGCTGAGGAGGAAACTGTCTCGTGCTCATCGTCGCAGGGTGTTAATGATGTGTTGGTGCTAGGAGATGACGTTTCATTGAATAGCGACACAGATTTCAACGATGTGGTTGGAAAATTTGACACGGGACTTTGTTTGGAACCCGACACCAACATATCTGTAGGTGATGGAGAAAACAGTTTACGGGACAGCGATTCAATGGGAGCTGCTTCAAGCAGCAGCAGTATGAAAGAGGACGTTATTGAGGAAGAACCTAGTGATGACGATAACGAAGAGGAAGAGGATGAAGAGAAGCCCACAGCTAACGGTACGTCAGCTGTTGCCCTTGCAGGGGCTGTTGCAGTGGCTGCAGATGCCGAGAGCAAAGACGATAAGAAATCAAAATCTGTTTCTAGTCCCACaaaggaaaagaagaaaaagaaatccCCCTTTGCACTTCTTAGGAAATTAACAAAGTTTGAGAAAAAGCCGAAACACAGGCCGTTTTCTTCGGAATTCAACCAAATTCGAATTGATCGTCTACCTCAGTTGTTTGTTGCCAAGTACTTGGGCAAGAAAGACTCCAAAGGCTTGTATGGACTCCACCATGTGAGGAAGCCAGTGGACGAGATGGTCAACAAGGTCAAGAAGGGTCTTGAGGCAACAGATCGCTTGGAGCTTCCTTTAGTTTACCTTGTGTTCACACCAAAGGGCATTGATATAAGAGAGCATAAACTGAATAAGGTGAAGGGAGTTGAGTACGGTATGGTGCCAATAGACTTCATATCGTATGGTGTACAGGACATCAAATACTGGCGTGTGTTTACGTTCATTGTGGTTAAGGAACTGTCCTCACGTAGCAAGGTGACGGAGTGCCATGCTTACCTATGTGACTCTTCTTTGAACGCCCGGAAGATGGCGCTGGCTCTTGGTGCCTGCTTCAAGCTGTACTCCAGGAGGTTGTCCACGGAGGGCAAGTCACATAACTTCCAGGTGGAACTCAGACCCCCGGATGAACTTGCAGATGCGTACTCAAAGGAGTACGAGGCCTAA